The Ananas comosus cultivar F153 linkage group 2, ASM154086v1, whole genome shotgun sequence genome contains a region encoding:
- the LOC109723561 gene encoding alpha-mannosidase 2 — MRFFSGGRRVGGGVGVGLLPTTKPKPLRKPSSSAVSRRRGGGGVGVARPFSPSSTFFAIGLSISLLFFLAVVIRYGVPSAVSTPRPRAVLTRRPAFRRPIPSGGGGGGAAASARGGEIGAAAVDITTKDLYDKIRFLDKDGGAWKQGWEVTYKGNEWDSEKLKVFVVPHSHNDPGWKLTVEEYYNRQSRHILDTIVESLSKDSRRKFIWEEMSYLERWWRDASDQKKESFTKLVKNGQLEIVGGGWVMNDEANSHYFAIIEQMMEGNTWLNQTIGVIPRNSWAIDPFGYSATMAYLLRRMGFRNMVIQRTHYELKKELAWNKNLEYIWRQSWDAEETTDIFVHMMPFYSYDIPHTCGPEPAICCQFDFARMRGFSYESCPWRVDPVETNQANVHERATKLLDQYRKKSTLYRTNTLLVPLGDDFRYVSLEEAEVQFRNYQKLFDYINSNLDLNAEVKFGTLEDYFLTLRDEAEKINYSHSGELGSREIGGFPSLSGDFFTYADRNQDYWSGYYVSRPFFKAVDRILEQTLRASEMMAALVLGYCQKSQCSKLPISFSHKLTAARRNLALFQHHDGVTGTAKDHVVEDYGTRMHTSLQDLQLFMSRAVEVLLGDFHDKSDPTLFSHFEPEQSRSKYDVQPVHRIIDLHEGESHSVVFFNPSEQTRDEIVMVVVTEPDIVVLDANGSCIKSQVSPEWQHDNIEKASTGRHRLYWRASVPSMGLETYYIAHGNKGCEKPTPAVLKVVTHKKLLCPPPYVCSKLEGKEAEIRNSHCTLTFDTAHGLLQKMKHRDGKETVIGEEIGMYSSFGSGAYLFKPNGEAKPIVEEGGHLIISEGPLVQEAYSIPKAMWENKMPISYSTRIYNGEHTVQELVIEKEYHVELLGHEFNDQELIVRFKTNIDNHRVFYSDLNGFQTIRRQTYDKIPLQGNYYPMPSLSFIQDSIGDRLSVHSKQSLGAASLKNGWLEIMLDRRLVMDDGRGLGQGVMDNRPMNVLFHILSESNVSALSSSHEVLNLQPSLLSHRVGAQLNYPMHTFIGKKPEDKPSKMQRRSFAPLALSLPCDLHIVNFKVPQPLKFPQVQPLDSRFAILLQRRGWDASYCRKGGLQCSTIGDEPVNLFYMFKDLAVLNVKATSLNLLHDDAEMLGYIEQVGDVAQEGNVLISPMEIQAYKLELQPQPIS; from the exons CCACGCCCCGCCCTAGGGCCGTCCTCACCCGCCGGCCTGCGTTCCGCCGCCCCATCCCCTCCGGCGGCGGTGGGggaggcgccgccgcctccgcgagGGGCGGCGAGATCGGTGCCGCGGCGGTGGACATCACTACGAAGGATCTGTACGATAAGATCCGGTTCCTGGACAAGGACGGCGGGGCTTGGAAGCAGGGGTGGGAGGTGACCTACAAGGGCAACGAGTGGGATTCGGAGAAGCTAAAGGTGTTCGTGGTACCCCACTCGCATAACGATCCCGGGTGGAAGCTCACCGTGGAGGAGTACTACAATCGCCAATCCCGCCATATACTGGACACGATCGTGGAATCGCTTTCAAAG GATAGTCGCCGCAAGTTCATCTGGGAGGAGATGTCATATTTGGAGAGATGGTGGAGGGATGCTTCGGATCAGAAAAAGGAAAGCTTCACCAAGTTGGTGAAGAACGGGCAGTTAGAGATCGTGGGAGGAGGATGGGTGATGAATGATGAG gCTAACTCTCATTATTTTGCTATCATAGAACAG ATGATGGAAGGAAACACGTGGCTCAATCAAACCATTGGAGTTATTCCAAGAAATTCTTGGGCAATAGACCCATTTGGTTATTCAGCAACCATGGCATATCTTCTTCGAAGGATGGGTTTCCGCAACATGGTTATTCAGAGAACCCACTATGAGCTAAAAAAGGAGCTAGCTTGGAATAAGAACTTGGAATACATATGGAGGCAGAGCTGGGATGCTGAGGAAACAACTGACATATTCGTTCACATGATGCCATTCTATTCATATGATATTCCACACACCTGTGGGCCAGAACCGGCTATCTGCTGTCAATTCGATTTTGCTCGTATGCGAGGCTTTAGTTACGAATCATGCCCCTGGAGAGTTGACCCAGTTGAAACAAATCAAGCCAATGTGCATGAGAGAGCAACAAAGCTTTTGGATCAATACAGGAAAAAGTCAACACTGTATAGAACGAACACCCTCCTTGTTCCTCTAGGCGACGACTTTCGTTATGTTAGTTTAGAAGAAGCAGAAGTCCAATTCCGTAACTATCAAAAGCTGTTTGATTATATAAATTCTAACCTTGATCTGAATGCCGAGGTCAAGTTTGGCACCCTTGAAGATTACTTTCTCACACTTCGTGACGAGGcagaaaagataaattattcTCATTCTGGTGAGTTGGGTTCTAGGGAGATAGGAGGTTTCCCATCCCTCTCAGGGGACTTCTTTACATATGCTGATAGAAACCAAGACTACTGGAGTGGCTACTATGTTTCAAGGCCGTTCTTTAAAGCAGTTGACCGTATACTTGAGCAGACGCTTCGTGCATCTGAGATGATGGCTGCGTTAGTTTTAGGTTATTGTCAGAAATCTCAATGTTCTAAACTTCCTATAAGTTTCTCGCACAAATTAACAGCTGCGAGGAGGAACTTGGCTCTTTTCCAGCATCACGATGGGGTAACCGGCACCGCCAAGGATCATGTAGTGGAGGATTATGGGACTCGAATGCATACTTCTTTGCAGGATTTACAGCTATTTATGTCTAGGGCGGTGGAAGTCCTTTTAGGGGATTTTCATGATAAGTCAGATCCTACTTTATTTTCACATTTTGAACCTGAGCAATCGAGATCAAAGTATGATGTCCAGCCGGTGCATAGAATTATTGATTTACATGAAGGAGAATCACATTCTGTGGTATTTTTCAATCCATCGGAGCAAACGAGGGATGAAATTGTTATGGTTGTTGTTACTGAGCCTGATATCGTTGTTCTAGACGCAAATGGGTCATGCATTAAGAGTCAAGTTTCACCTGAATGGCAGCATGATAATATTGAAAAGGCTTCTACTGGGCGACATCGGCTTTACTGGAGAGCTTCTGTTCCTTCGATGGGGCTCGAGACTTACTATATTGCTCATGGAAATAAAGGCTGTGAAAAACCTACACCTGCCGTCCTAAAAGTAGTCACCCATAAAAAATTGCTGTGTCCTCCACCTTATGTTTGCTCGAAGCTAGAGGGCAAAGAAGCAGAGATCCGTAATAGTCATTGTACTCTTACTTTTGATACAGCTCATGGCCTCCTGCAAAAAATGAAGCATAGGGATGGTAAAGAAACAGTAATTGGTGAAGAAATAGGCATGTATAGTAGCTTTGGGAGTGGGGCCTACTTATTCAAACCAAATGGAGAAGCTAAACCAATAGTTGAGGAAGGAGGGCATCTGATTATTTCCGAAGGCCCATTGGTGCAAGAGGCTTACTCTATCCCAAAAGCCATGTGGGAGAATAAAATGCCGATTTCTTACAGTACACGTATCTACAATGGTGAGCATACAGTACAGGAATTGGTTATTGAGAAAGAATACCATGTCGAACTTCTTGGTCATGAATTCAATGACCAGGAATTGATAGTCAGATTCAAGACTAATATTGACAATCACAGGGTCTTTTATTCAGATCTCAATGGCTTTCAAACGATCCGGAGGCAAACATATGATAAAATTCCTTTACAGGGGAATTACTATCCAATGCCTTCACTTTCCTTCATACAAGATTCAATAGGCGACCGGCTTTCTGTTCACTCGAAGCAGTCATTAGGGGCGGCAAGCCTAAAAAATGGATGGCTGGAGATTATGTTAGATCGTCGCTTGGTTATGGATGATGGCCGTGGATTGGGCCAAGGCGTGATGGATAACCGCCCGATGAATGTTCTCTTCCACATTCTCAGTGAATCTAATGTTTCTGCATTGTCTTCTTCCCATGAAGTACTTAACCTCCAGCCATCTCTCCTCTCCCACCGTGTTGGGGCCCAATTGAACTACCCTATGCATACGTTCATAGGCAAGAAGCCCGAGGATAAACCCTCCAAAATGCAGAGGAGATCATTTGCCCCGTTAGCGTTGTCTTTACCTTGTGATTTACATATCGTGAACTTCAAGGTCCCACAGCCTCTAAAGTTTCCTCAAGTTCAGCCGTTGGATTCTAGATTTGCTATTCTTTTGCAGAGGAGGGGATGGGATGCGTCATACTGTAGAAAAGGTGGACTGCAGTGTTCAACTATTGGCGATGAGCCGGTGAATTTGTTCTATATGTTTAAAGATCTAGCAGTTTTGAATGTGAAAGCAACTTCCTTGAATCTCTTACATGATGACGCAGAGATGCTGGGTTATATAGAGCAGGTGGGAGATGTTGCTCAGGAGGGGAATGTACTCATCTCTCCCATGGAAATACAAGCTTATAAGTTGGAATTACAGCCGCAGCCAATATCATAG
- the LOC109723570 gene encoding TORTIFOLIA1-like protein 3 encodes MEEGMKQRVNWCMNRLSDRDTEAMAAAELEALARSLGPEALAAFVGAISDARPADRPPLRRHSLRLLSLLASSHPAPSLAPLLPRMLSSALRRLRDPDSSVRSACVHAVRSIFASSAAAAAAAAPALLRPLEDALLHEQDPCAQLAAALCLAAPDLVGLLVPCLADSLAADDWAARKAAAEALAALAVAEKDLLLGFKASCLSSFESRRFDKVKIVRDAMNRMLDAWKEIPTVVEIDSNATPASKSHADPSMKETVSDGRASVSTASVPPASPFTARKSRFTSSRSPPPDASPIITTRRAVPSIRNKKHADCAKTSDWTVETAGPNTPSIEVVREEKGRGRGGEKGDIRSRLEARRMLFEKNREEKGNKSAGLKAGSRAVPFEENGSFESTAGGDNTSDELTAGHKDGDISLIRRQLVQIEKQQSSLLDLLQRFIGSSQNGIHSLGTRVHGIEMALDEISRDLVFSSQRMSNNDFEANTCCRLPGTEFLSPKFWRRLDGRYSSRFSISDMENIAEKERAPFIQNKQRYGTWGGLVVNPLPEVNPFSRGNSEAASDKALKGARQGAGI; translated from the exons ATGGAGGAGGGGATGAAGCAGCGGGTGAATTGGTGCATGAACAGGCTGTCGGACCGGGACACGgaggcgatggcggcggcggagctggAGGCGCTGGCGCGGTCGTTGGGGCCGGAAGCGCTGGCGGCCTTCGTCGGCGCCATCTCCGACGCGCGCCCCGCCGACCGCCCCCCGCTCCGGCGGCACTCCCTCCGGCTCCTCTCCCTGCTGGCCTCCTCCCACCCCGCCCCCTCCCTCGCCCCTCTCCTACCCCGCATGCTCTCCtccgccctccgccgcctccgcgacCCCGACTCCTCCGTCCGCTCCGCCTGCGTCCACGCCGTCCGCTCCAtcttcgcctcctccgccgccgccgccgccgccgccgcccccgccctcctccgccccctCGAGGACGCCCTCCTCCACGAGCAGGACCCCTGCGCCCAGCTCGCCGCCGCGCTCTGCCTCGCGGCCCCCGACCTCGTCGGGCTCCTCGTGCCCTGCCTCGCCGACTCCCTCGCCGCCGACGACTGGGCGGCGAGGAAGGCCGCCGCCGAGGCGCTCGCGGCGCTCGCCGTCGCGGAGAAGGACCTCTTGCTCGGCTTCAAGGCCTCTTGCCTCTCCTCCTTCGAATCCCGGAGATTCGATAAG GTGAAGATCGTCCGGGATGCGATGAATCGGATGCTGGATGCGTGGAAAGAAATTCCCACGGTCGTCGAGATCGATTCGAATGCCACGCCGGCCTCCAAATCACACGCCGATCCTTCTATGAAAG AAACCGTAAGTGACGGTCGGGCTTCCGTAAGCACTGCTTCAGTCCCGCCCGCTTCTCCATTTACCGCGAGGAAGAGTAGATTTACATCCAGTAGGTCGCCTCCCCCTGATGCCTCGCCAATTATCACAACTAGAAGGGCCGTTCCTTCCATTAGGAACAAGAAACACGCGGACTGTGCAAAAACCTCCGACTGGACAGTCGAAACTGCTGGTCCAAACACTCCTTCTATTGAAGTCGTTAGAGAGGAAAAAGGTCGGGGTCGAGGAGGAGAAAAGGGCGATATTAGGTCCAGGTTAGAAGCGAGAAGGATGCTGTTTGAAAAGAATCGTGAAGAGAAGGGGAACAAGTCGGCTGGATTGAAGGCTGGGTCACGGGCGGTCCCGTTTGAGGAGAATGGGAGTTTCGAATCAACTGCCGGAGGTGACAATACATCTGATGAGCTTACTGCAGGTCACAAGGATGGTGACATTTCATTAATTAGGAGGCAGTTGGTTCAGATAGAGAAGCAGCAGTCCAGCCTACTAGACCTTCTCCAG AGGTTCATTGGGAGCTCGCAGAACGGAATACATTCTCTGGGGACACGAGTGCACGGCATAGAGATGGCATTGGATGAGATTTCCCGTGATTTAGTGTTCTCTTCGCAAAGGATGTCGAACAACGATTTCGAAGCAAACACGTGCTGTAGGTTACCCGGAACAGAATTTCTGAGCCCAAAGTTTTGGAGGAGGCTTGACGGTCGGTACTCTTCTAGGTTTTCCATTTCTGATATGGAGAACATAGCTGAGAAGGAGAGGGCTCCTTTTATACAGAATAAGCAGAGGTATGGAACTTGGGGTGGCTTAGTCGTCAACCCATTACCTGAAGTCAACCCTTTTTCAAGAGGCAATTCAGAAGCTGCTTCAGATAAAGCGCTAAAGGGTGCGAGACAGGGTGCAGGAATTTAG